One Narcine bancroftii isolate sNarBan1 chromosome 3, sNarBan1.hap1, whole genome shotgun sequence DNA window includes the following coding sequences:
- the pctp gene encoding phosphatidylcholine transfer protein isoform X10, whose amino-acid sequence MDQSCLESAWRELDEPALGGGWELFLVVAGIHIHRLYHEESCLYEYKIYGTFTDFAPELFVDVYMDLEYRKQWDSYVKELYELEHCGEKLIYWEVKYPFLLSNRDYVYRRELHDLDINGRKIWVISAKSKCVPGLPAKSGMIRVEDYHQTVVIESDGKQGSRVFLHYFDNPGGMIPTFLINWAAKSGVPSFLKDMQKACANYSEYCKKSGKSQRSTD is encoded by the exons ATGGATCAGAGCTGCCTGGAGTCTGCCTGGCGGGAGCTGGACGAGCCGGCGCTGGGTGGAGGCTGGGAGCTCTTCCTGGTCGTCGCCGGAATCCACATTCACCGCCTCTACCATGAG GAATCATGCCTTTATGAATATAAGATCTATGGAACCTTTACAGATTTTGCCCCAGAGTTGTTTGTGGACGTGTACATGGACCTGGAGTATAGGAAGCAATGGGATAGTTATGTGAAAG AGCTGTACGAGTTGGAACATTGTGGGGAGAAGTTGATTTACTGGGAAGTTAAATACCCGTTCCTCTTGTCTAACCGAGAT TATGTGTACAGGCGTGAGCTTCATGATTTGGATATCAATGGACGTAAAATTTGGGTGATTAGCGCAAAATCAAAATGTGTGCCGGGATTACCAGCCAAATCTGGCATGATCAGAGTGGAGGACTATCATCAAACTGTGGTAATCGAGAGTGATGGTAAACAAGGTAGCAGAG TGTTTCTGCATTACTTTGATAATCCTGGAGGCATGATCCCAACCTTCCTCATTAACTGGGCAGCAAAG AGTGGAGTGCCTTCCTTTCTAAAAGATATGCAAAAAGCTTGTGCCAACTACTCCGAATACTGCAAGAAATCTGGAAAAAGTCAGCGTTCTACTGATTGA
- the pctp gene encoding phosphatidylcholine transfer protein isoform X6 translates to MDGYSLISMEVESCLYEYKIYGTFTDFAPELFVDVYMDLEYRKQWDSYVKELYELEHCGEKLIYWEVKYPFLLSNRDYVYRRELHDLDINGRKIWVISAKSKCVPGLPAKSGMIRVEDYHQTVVIESDGKQGSRVFLHYFDNPGGMIPTFLINWAAKADGVLIDHAQHTDEKASLEFLLPITKEILLLAGTAEWILRGAFCCTPVQEGSRLQQGSIPENYSNPNKTMCGRGSWL, encoded by the exons GAATCATGCCTTTATGAATATAAGATCTATGGAACCTTTACAGATTTTGCCCCAGAGTTGTTTGTGGACGTGTACATGGACCTGGAGTATAGGAAGCAATGGGATAGTTATGTGAAAG AGCTGTACGAGTTGGAACATTGTGGGGAGAAGTTGATTTACTGGGAAGTTAAATACCCGTTCCTCTTGTCTAACCGAGAT TATGTGTACAGGCGTGAGCTTCATGATTTGGATATCAATGGACGTAAAATTTGGGTGATTAGCGCAAAATCAAAATGTGTGCCGGGATTACCAGCCAAATCTGGCATGATCAGAGTGGAGGACTATCATCAAACTGTGGTAATCGAGAGTGATGGTAAACAAGGTAGCAGAG TGTTTCTGCATTACTTTGATAATCCTGGAGGCATGATCCCAACCTTCCTCATTAACTGGGCAGCAAAG GCTGATGGCGTGTTGATCGACCATGCCCAACACACTGATGAAAAAGCAAGTTTAGAGTTCTTGCTCCCAATCACCAAAGAGATTCTTTTGCTGGCAGGCACAGCAGAGTGGATCTTGAGGGGAGCATTTTGTTGCACTCCAGTACAGGAAGGCAGCAGGTTACAACAGGGTTCCATTCCTGAGAACTATTCAAACCCAAACAAAACCATGTGTGGGAGAGGAtcatggctgtga
- the pctp gene encoding phosphatidylcholine transfer protein isoform X4, with product MDQSCLESAWRELDEPALGGGWELFLVVAGIHIHRLYHEESCLYEYKIYGTFTDFAPELFVDVYMDLEYRKQWDSYVKELYELEHCGEKLIYWEVKYPFLLSNRDYVYRRELHDLDINGRKIWVISAKSKCVPGLPAKSGMIRVEDYHQTVVIESDGKQGSRVFLHYFDNPGGMIPTFLINWAAKADGVLIDHAQHTDEKASLEFLLPITKEILLLAGTAEWILRGAFCCTPVQEGSRLQQGSIPENYSNPNKTMCGRGSWL from the exons ATGGATCAGAGCTGCCTGGAGTCTGCCTGGCGGGAGCTGGACGAGCCGGCGCTGGGTGGAGGCTGGGAGCTCTTCCTGGTCGTCGCCGGAATCCACATTCACCGCCTCTACCATGAG GAATCATGCCTTTATGAATATAAGATCTATGGAACCTTTACAGATTTTGCCCCAGAGTTGTTTGTGGACGTGTACATGGACCTGGAGTATAGGAAGCAATGGGATAGTTATGTGAAAG AGCTGTACGAGTTGGAACATTGTGGGGAGAAGTTGATTTACTGGGAAGTTAAATACCCGTTCCTCTTGTCTAACCGAGAT TATGTGTACAGGCGTGAGCTTCATGATTTGGATATCAATGGACGTAAAATTTGGGTGATTAGCGCAAAATCAAAATGTGTGCCGGGATTACCAGCCAAATCTGGCATGATCAGAGTGGAGGACTATCATCAAACTGTGGTAATCGAGAGTGATGGTAAACAAGGTAGCAGAG TGTTTCTGCATTACTTTGATAATCCTGGAGGCATGATCCCAACCTTCCTCATTAACTGGGCAGCAAAG GCTGATGGCGTGTTGATCGACCATGCCCAACACACTGATGAAAAAGCAAGTTTAGAGTTCTTGCTCCCAATCACCAAAGAGATTCTTTTGCTGGCAGGCACAGCAGAGTGGATCTTGAGGGGAGCATTTTGTTGCACTCCAGTACAGGAAGGCAGCAGGTTACAACAGGGTTCCATTCCTGAGAACTATTCAAACCCAAACAAAACCATGTGTGGGAGAGGAtcatggctgtga
- the pctp gene encoding phosphatidylcholine transfer protein isoform X8, protein MVVGTQESCLYEYKIYGTFTDFAPELFVDVYMDLEYRKQWDSYVKELYELEHCGEKLIYWEVKYPFLLSNRDYVYRRELHDLDINGRKIWVISAKSKCVPGLPAKSGMIRVEDYHQTVVIESDGKQGSRVFLHYFDNPGGMIPTFLINWAAKADGVLIDHAQHTDEKASLEFLLPITKEILLLAGTAEWILRGAFCCTPVQEGSRLQQGSIPENYSNPNKTMCGRGSWL, encoded by the exons GAATCATGCCTTTATGAATATAAGATCTATGGAACCTTTACAGATTTTGCCCCAGAGTTGTTTGTGGACGTGTACATGGACCTGGAGTATAGGAAGCAATGGGATAGTTATGTGAAAG AGCTGTACGAGTTGGAACATTGTGGGGAGAAGTTGATTTACTGGGAAGTTAAATACCCGTTCCTCTTGTCTAACCGAGAT TATGTGTACAGGCGTGAGCTTCATGATTTGGATATCAATGGACGTAAAATTTGGGTGATTAGCGCAAAATCAAAATGTGTGCCGGGATTACCAGCCAAATCTGGCATGATCAGAGTGGAGGACTATCATCAAACTGTGGTAATCGAGAGTGATGGTAAACAAGGTAGCAGAG TGTTTCTGCATTACTTTGATAATCCTGGAGGCATGATCCCAACCTTCCTCATTAACTGGGCAGCAAAG GCTGATGGCGTGTTGATCGACCATGCCCAACACACTGATGAAAAAGCAAGTTTAGAGTTCTTGCTCCCAATCACCAAAGAGATTCTTTTGCTGGCAGGCACAGCAGAGTGGATCTTGAGGGGAGCATTTTGTTGCACTCCAGTACAGGAAGGCAGCAGGTTACAACAGGGTTCCATTCCTGAGAACTATTCAAACCCAAACAAAACCATGTGTGGGAGAGGAtcatggctgtga
- the tmem100a gene encoding transmembrane protein 100 translates to MIEEAVKEMPGLPVLPSIQEKVSDCPSLAAAQLLSHQGQLTAATGGAELSCSRCTVPFGLVILIAGMVVTVVAYSFNSHGSVISVLGLVLLALGFLLMTSSAVCWRVRQCRKRAKRRESQTTLMANV, encoded by the coding sequence ATGATAGAGGAAGCGGTGAAGGAGATGCCGGGGCTCCCGGTCCTTCCCAGCATCCAGGAAAAGGTCTCCGACTGCCCGTCCCTTGCAGCTGCTCAGCTCCTGAGCCACCAGGGCCAACTGACGGCGGCCACAGGTGGAGCTGAACTCTCCTGTTCAAGGTGTACAGTGCCCTTCGGACTAGTCATCCTGATTGCTGGCATGGTGGTCACCGTGGTTGCCTACAGTTTCAACTCGCATGGTTCCGTTATCTCGGTGTTGGGCCTGGTCTTACTGGCCTTGGGTTTCCTGCTCATGACCTCCAGTGCGGTGTGCTGGAGAGTGAGACAATGCAGAAAGAGAGCCAAACGGAGAGAAAGTCAGACGACGTTGATGGCCAACGTCTAG